The Methanotorris formicicus Mc-S-70 DNA segment AAATCGATTTTAGATGTTGAGGGAAATTACCTAACGTCTGAAAAGAGCAATATTGGGTTTGTTAGGTTTATAGCAATGGTATCAAACTGTATAGAATATTTAAGCCACAAATATGGATTATCATTCTATGAAGTGATTAAAGAGTGTAGTAAAGAACTAATAAAGAAAGGATTCTCGTAATCACACTGTCAGTTCTTAAAAAAAGGATTGGTATATAGCAAAAACAGTACATGGATATTCAGGTTTGCACCCTTAATTATAGTAGTTACCTACCTATTGGCACTTTTATTCTTTCCAATTGCAGGGGAAGCACCAGTAATTTCATTTGCTTATGATTTCATTGTAGTGGTGTATTTATTTGCGTTGAGCAGGTTCTTTCTACTCCTAAGCTCACTAAACACATCTTCATCATTTGAAGGAATGGGTGCCAGTAGGGAGGCCTTCATGTCATTCTTAACAGAAGGTTCATTATTCATGACATTTATACTGGCGGTAAAACTTACAGGGGTTCCTAGTCTGATGGGAATTTTAGGTAATACCGGAGCTCAGATATTGTGGCATCAGGCGGGAATATTTGCGATAATATCTATAATGGTCATGTTTATGATATTAATTGTGGAAAATGCAAGAAAACCAATAGATGACCCAGATACGCACTTAGAATTAACCATGATTCATGAAGTAATGATTCTCGATAACAGTGGTCCTGATTTGGGGTTAATGGAGTTTGGAACATTTTTAAAATTCTTGTTCTTTGGAGGGATACTTTCAAGATTAATATTTCCTGTGGATTTTAGTATCGGAGCTCTGAATTACTTGGTATTTATAGTTGGGTTGTTTGCAATAGCATTTGCCGTAGGAATTCTCGAATCCATTGGTGTAAGATATAAACTTCCTAGAAATACAACCTTCCTAATGTCATCATTTGCAATTGCCACACTTGCGTTGATATTTTCCATAAGGGGTGGAATAACATGATTGAGATGGTATATTATGAAAGACTAATTATTGCATTTATAATTGGAACGGTATTATTCGCATTAAATACTCATAGATTATTCTCACTGGTTAAAACAATAGCTATTCAGAGTTTTCTAGTATCACTTCTAACGATAGTTCTTGGAGGTGGAGAAATAACATTCTATGGATTAGTTATTGCCCTGAGCACTTTGATAATACGGTCTTTCTTCATACCAAGTTTTCTTATATATGCCACAAGAAAAGCCAATCTTAAAAGAGAACTCAATCCATTAATAGGATACCGAGCATCGTTATTCTTTGGATTAATTGTTATATTCATAGCCCACATATGGTCAGGATATCTCGATTTTGATATATCGAAAAAACTGCTATTTATTGGAGGAATAACCCTAATAATTCCAGCATTATTCCTTCTAATGGCTAGGAAAAAGGCAATTACTCAAGTATCGTCATACTTAATGCTTGAAAACGGCATATCTATCGTGGGTTTGATGATTGGAAAAAATATGCAATACATTGTTGAATTCGGAATACTTTTGGATATTCTCATCTGTGTAATGCTTATGACCATAATAATTAATCAGATTAACAAACTCTACACCCCTCAAAGTTATAAGAAGGAGGATTAAAAAAATTACGAAAACATTAATTTAAAGAGGCGTATAAAATATGGATGAGCTAGTATTTCTAATTCCAGCATTAGCCGGCGTTATTGCTTACTTTATAAGGGGAAAACTTACAAGATACATTCCCTTTTTGGTAGCAATAGTTCATGCGGTCATTACAGCACACATCTGCATTGAACCTAGCCAAGCAATTATATTAAAAAATTATATCTTTATTACACCCCTTGGAAAGATAGTGCTTGGTTTAATTTCATTGCTGTTCTTGATAGTATCCTATTACTCCATAGATTACCTTAAAAACTCTAACTATGAATCAGAACATATCTACAGCTCCATGTTGCTGTTCTTTGTATCAGCAATGAGTCTCGCGGCAATTTCCGACCACATAATACTTACATGGATAGCTATTGAAGCCACGACAATTTCAAGTGCTTCGTTGATATATCTCCATAAAACTAGAGACTCTGTCGTAGCTACATGGAAGTATCTTATTACCTGCTCTGTTGGGATATCCCTTGCACTTTTGGGTTCTTTCATTACATTACAGTCATTCATGGAACCAGAAAAGATATCTGGGCTTTTATTCTCCAATCTTATGGCATATACTGGAGCGATAAACCATTATGGTTCTTGATTGGATTTGTCTTTATCCTCATAGGCTATGGGACAAAGGTAGGTTTGGCTCCTATGCATATTTGGCTTTCAGACGCTCATGGAGAAGCACCCAGCCCAGTATCTGCAATGTTATCCGGAGCTCTACTGAACTGTGCATTCCTACCAATATATAGGTTCCATGCCCTTGCAGGACATTTTGGCTTAGGAGGTATTGCAAGTAAAATGATGATAATTCTTGGTTTATTTTCAGTATTTATAGCAGCAGCATTCATGCCTGCACAAAAGGACTACAAAAGATTGCTTGCATATTCAAGTATTGAAAACATGGGGATTATCACACTTGGTACTGGAATTGGGGGTATTGCATTACTTGGTGCAATTTTCCACATGATAAACCACTCTCTTATTAAGTGTGCATTATTCTTATCTACTGGAAACATGCTCCTGCAATACGGCACAAAAGATATTTCTCAGGTAAGGGACTTTTTCAAACTTTTACCTAAGACAGCTTTTGCATTTACACTCGGAACCATGGGTATTGCGGGCTTTCCACCGTTTGGTTTATTCCTAAGTGAATTATTGATAATATTTGGTGCTTTTGCAGGCCATTATTATGCGGTTGGCTTCCTGTTTATCCTTGCACTAATATTAGTAGTTGCAGGATTCTTTAAGAAAATCATTCAGATGTGCTTCACTGAATTAAAAGGTGATGAATATATTAAACCTATTAAAGAAAGCTTTGGATTGTCTGCTCCAAGTTTAATCCTATTACTGCTCTCATTTGTAATCACGGTTCTTA contains these protein-coding regions:
- a CDS encoding proton-conducting transporter transmembrane domain-containing protein yields the protein MHIWLSDAHGEAPSPVSAMLSGALLNCAFLPIYRFHALAGHFGLGGIASKMMIILGLFSVFIAAAFMPAQKDYKRLLAYSSIENMGIITLGTGIGGIALLGAIFHMINHSLIKCALFLSTGNMLLQYGTKDISQVRDFFKLLPKTAFAFTLGTMGIAGFPPFGLFLSELLIIFGAFAGHYYAVGFLFILALILVVAGFFKKIIQMCFTELKGDEYIKPIKESFGLSAPSLILLLLSFVITVLMFSPYQDTIVNFFLTMR